The nucleotide window tctcggggttgtgagtttgagccccacattgggtatagagattactaaaaataaataaaaaattttttaattgtttttttaacgtttatttatttttgagacagaaacagagcgtgaacaggggaggggcagagagagagggagacacagaatctgaaacaggctccaggctctgagcggtcagcacagagcctgacgtggggctcgaactcacagactgtgagattgtgacctgagccgaagtcggacgcttaacccactgagccacccaggcgcccctgaaataaattttaaaaaatacagcaagGAGTGATtgttaacaacaaaaaacccatctGTTGTACACTGGAAATAAAAAATCTGGTCCTTCAACCACTGGTAATTTGAGGAGCTATGTGTTGGAATCTGCCCAGAATGACTAACTTCACTAAGGGGTTAGACATCACTGGCTAGGTCAGAAAGTGTTTGTAGATAAGGATCCAAAGCCATAATTCCAGGATTCTGGGCAGATTATCTGTCTGCTTACTTACCTGCAGCTAAATACTGCCTTTTAAACTGTGCCTCATCCCTATGGCTCTAGCTTTGAAGTCTCTCTATTTTCAACCCGGTTTTTCCCCATTCCTCAGGGCTTTTCATCAAACTTGTTGACTAATATATTCACAAAAGGATTAGGAGTTGGAAGCAAAGATTTGGGATTCTGCTGAAAgtaactggcttttttttttattttattttaatcttcaaaGCATTTAAGCATTTTCTAGGACTCTGACTCCAATATAGTTAGTCCCCACCTGTCATGTaatctcttctccctttctctgtccttctaaACAAGTGTCCCCTCTACTGTTTTAATGTTTGGTTGGAGACGGTCTCCAATGCATACAGTAGgcactaaaattaaaatgtctgttgaatttaaatatttactgaattgagTAAGCTGTTTTTTCATTGATCATTTGTCCATTTTGCttgtgttatttcatttctttataagtTTGTTACAGCTAAACAAGAAGAAAGTCCAGTTTGAAAAACTAATGGACTccattctgtgtgtatgtgtgagagagagagagtcagtaaTTGTCTAATAGGAGAGCCCTTTTAATCTTCcatatcttcctttttattttaattattattactattattttattttttattaaaatttttttttaatgtttattttagagagagagagtgtgagtagaggagaggcaaagagagagggagacagaatccgaagcaggctccaggttctgaactgtcagcacagcgccctatgtggggcttgaacccatgaacgtgaaatcatgacctgaggtgaagttggatgctcaactgactgagccacccaggcgcccctatttcattattttttaaaaaaactttttaatgtttattttatttttgagagacagagtgtgagcacgggaggagcagagagggaaacagaatctgaagaaggctccaggctctgggctatcatcACAGACCCTgatgcttgaacccatgaactatgagatcatgaccagaaccaaaagtcagagacttaactgattgagccacccaggcgcctctatagcttccttaaaaaaatttttttttaatttatttattttaagagagagattattggggggagggggtgcagaaaCAGAGacggaaggagggaagagagagtgcCCACACgagcatcccaggcaggctctgcactgtcagtgcagatgctgggctcgaactccaaaatcatgtgatcatgacctgagccgaaatcaagaatcaaacacttaaaccgactgagctacctaggcgcccctatcttttAAGGTTCTATTTATTATCATATTTCTAGCTTTCTTGTGGTATGTACTCCCAATTCTAATTTATTGCTTCTGAGTAATACTTGGTAGTGTAAAGTACCTGGTAGTCAGGTTGCCTCTTTctgtgtgttctttcttttccttttctccatttcacCAGTTAACAGCATTCTTGGGTCTCATTTGAGATCTGGTGTGCTTTGGGGGCacatttataaatgatataaatgataTCCTTCTCTGGATATTACTTTTGGGATATACATGAAAACTGATAGTAGAACAGGTTAAAATGGCAAGAATTTAAGTTAATACTAAATAATCTACAGGATTCCTAAGTAGTAACTTAAATCAACCATATCTTAAAGCCTGTCTAAATACAACTGTATtgtaaagaaaatgcaaatacaattGTATTGTAGCTTTTTCTCTCactttatttactaattttcagGATATGCAGTGGTTTTCTATTATTCTTCAAAGATAAtgagttctttgtttttgtttgtgtcgTTGAGAGTGCATTGATTTAAACATATTCGAAGTTTTCAATCCATTGTAGCTGTTGTTTTTTTGGTGCTCACTGACTCTTTTCACCAGTGGGATTTTATCCAGGCTGGCTCTTGAATCtgcttttgtaatatttttgtaaattattatgAAACAtgtcaaatttatagaaaagttgcaaaaatggcACAAAGAACTATTCATCTGCTTTTCCCTGGATTCCccatatttgctttataattCCTTTTGGCATGACCATAAGTATATAGAACTCCTAAGTCGTTATTAGAAATAGTTTTGTTGCTTTCTGGCATGAAAGCCAAAGTCACCTTTGTATTTTCCCTGTCCCAGCTTAGAATCTGTTAACTTCTCAATGGACTCTTGGTTCCTTTTAGTGAGGAATGGGATTTTAGGCATATAGTCTGGGTGCTAGGGGTGGGGTACTCATTGCTACTGAGTTGGTCATTATTTCTAGGCCTTTTCAGTAAACGCCactatgaaatgtttttttttttttaattaaaaaagtttttaatgtttcattttgagagcaagcgcatgctgtttgtttttgagagagggcaagtgcgtgcaagtgggggaggggcagagagagagggagacagaatctgaagcaggctccaggctctgagctgtccgcacagagcctgatgcagggcttgaactcaggaaccatgagatcatgacttgaaccagtCGGAttcccaactgactgaaccagccaggtgccccacaactatgaaatgttttaaagatacttattaaaacttttcaaaaaatgaatgttcttgaaaactttgcttctttgttttttaaagaacagaaaacttatttttagtGAGAAGTTAAGCAGAATGTGAGATTTTTCAGTAATGCATATGTTGCATTATAATAAATACTTCACTTTCATCCACCTAATCATAAACTTAAAGCTAGGATGTGACCATCACTGTAGTGTATCTCATGACTAGCAAATACGTATTTAACAGATATTTGAATGAGTGAAGATTGAATAGAAGTAAATATTGGTTTTAAGATCTTAATATCCTAtcaggcatttaataaatggtggCTTTTcttaaggctttttaaaaaaatttttttaaatttattttgagagagagagtgtgagtgtgggggaggggcagagagaatcccaagcaggccccacactgccagcataaggcccaacatggggttgaacccatgaactataagctatgacctgagctgaagtcaagaaccggatgcttaaccaactgagccacccaggcaccctctttttATGGCTTTATATTTTTCGTAATTTATGTAATTTCCAGGcttaaaataacttcatttttgtttcctcttaatGTTTCATTACAGGATTGAAGAAGATGCTCCTGCTCCCTCTACCTCTGCAGATAAAGTGGATAGGTAAGATTGTTTACAGAGTACAGTTAGATTTTATCTCTGGAACATAAACTTAAGAACTATATAACTTGAGGGCAGTgtcattatttattaaaacaattttttttatgtttattttttgagaaacagagcatgagtgggggaggggcagagagaaggagacagaatctgaagcaggttccaggctctgagctgtcaagacagagctggatgtggggcttgaacccacaagccataagatcatgacctgagccgaagtcggatgcttaaccaactgagccacccaggcaccacagtatcattattattttttttttaattattattttttaaaatgtttattcacccttgagagagagagagaaagagagagagagagacagagcacaagcaggggaggggcagagagagagagcgagacacagaatctgaagtaggctccaggctctgagctgtcagcacagagcccgacacagggctgaagctcatgagccatgaggtcataGCCACCCAGAGAAGCCTCTATACTTGTGTGTAATTTAAAGTATAgtcttgggccacctgggtggctcagttaagtgtccgactttggctcaggtcatgatctcatagttcatgggttcaagccccacatcaggctctgtgctgacagctcagatcctggagcctgcttcgtattctgtgtctccttctctctgcccctcccctgctcacgctcttgtctctatctctttcaaaataaataaacattaaaaatttaaaaaatatataaagtatgacATCCTCCTGACAGCGATGTCTTCTGGTTTTTCACattgattaaaatattaaattgtaaGTTACTTAGTTCTCCTTATTCATTACATGCCTGGCAAATGTTAACCTATCTTTGAATACTcctgagctgtgaggtcatgacttgaacAGAAGCTggacgtttgtttgtttgtttgtttatttatttacttattcattcattcattcatttttttagtgtttattttttagagagagcaagcaggagagggtcagagagagagggagacaggatcccaactgggctctgtgctgctagcagagagccccatgtggggcttcaactcttgaaccgtgagatcatgacctgagctgaagttaaatGCTTagttgactgaaccacccaggcgtcccaggatttcttttgattttatagtGGTAAATAAATGTGAGTTAGCTAGGCCTTGCCACAGTGGTCAGAGGTTTAAAGAGGTTAAAGTATAGTGGTTTAAATGTAGCAGGTATTCAGGGCACTGGGTGAGTCAGTggattgtctgactcttgattttgtctcaggtcatgatcccagggtcgtgggatccagctccatgctggctccatgctgtgtgtGAAGAatcttgcttaagattctctctcttttccctctgcctttcttccctgcttgtactctctctaaagtaaaaattaaaaaaatacatagcagGTATTCCAAAAAATGTAGGTTTTAAACAGTATTTGACActtgaaaaacttttttcttgCAGTTTGGATGTGGATAATGAAGCTAAGAAACTGTTGGGTTTAGGACAGAAACATCTGGTGATGGGGGATATTCCAGCAGCTGTCAATGCATTCCAGGAAGCAGCTAGTCTTTTGTAAGTACTGTGTTTTGATATGATGTGCTATATTTTGTTCGTTAAAAGGTTGTCTtctggtgcctggatggctgagtcggttaagcgtctgactcttgattttggctcaggtcatgatttcatggttttggGGTCTGaacctgcattgagctctgcactgtcagtggggagcatgcttaggattctctctccctctctctctgctcaaatacatataaatacatatatatatacaaatatatatgtatgtgtatatatatgtatatatatggttgTCTTGTGggggaaagaattttaaaagattggaTATTTTTCATGTACAAGTTTATTCCTGTAACTAATGATGAGACTTACATATCACTGAGCATTTTGGTCTTTGCTTTTCCTGAGTAAGGTAATTTGTTTTACAACCACCACTGATTAGGGTGGCCAACCTGTCCTGCTTTGTTCTGggacttttctaaattttttattttttaatattttatttattcttgagagagggagagagtgcgcaAGTGCctgaacatgagtgggggaggggcagagctagagagatacacagaatccgaagcaggctccaggctctgagctgtcagcacagagcctgatgcggggcttgagcccacaagccgcaagatcatgagctgaagttggacgaccaaccagctgagccacccaggcgcccctgttctgggACTTTTCTAATTTAACATTGGAAGTTCTGTGTCTGGGGAAACTCCTCAAAGTCCCGAGCAAGccgtaggggctcctgggtgggtaaTTCAATTGAGCAACCAACTTGTGAttttagatcaggtcatgatcccagggtgggattgagccccgcccctccccccccccccccctcaggcttggagcatggagcctgtttaagattccctccctccctccccaccccccccccccacctgctcaagtgctttcttttctctcttaaaaaaaaaaaaaaaagtcccaggtAAGCCATAACGGCCACCCTACCACTAATGCTGATATAAGTGCAGAAGTTTTCATATTGCTAGCACCTTTATTCTCTGTTGCAACTATCTGGAAGTTGGCAGCTACCACTAGGTGGCCATATATATCTGCATCATGAGGAAGCAGATTAGCTTTATTTAGTGCCTCAGAAGTGATTTATTTTAACCAAAGAGTTTATGTATCCGTGGAACtggaagagaagaaatttaagTTGAATCTTCAAGCAATAGCCTTTCAGCCTATGACCTGGTTTGAGCTAGTTTCTCAATATAGGTAACATCCTGTTACCAGTAGCAGTTGAAGTTAGTCATGTTCCCTGATGAGTTGAGTAGTTATATGGAGTTGAGTTGAAGAAATCCTCCTTATAATAGAAATCCTTATAATAAAACTGGGTTTCAGGCTCACAGTGATTAAAAGCCTCTGTCTTATTCAGTCAGGGTCGTATCAGTCCATTCTTGTCTCAACCCCACTACTTCTCCCAATAGAGCAGAATCTTATTCCTAGATGTCTGCATTAATATTGTgtctaattcctttttttttttttgctttttttttttcaacttttttttttcaactttttttttttgggacagagagagagagagcatgaacaggggaggggcagagagagagggagacacagaatcggaagcaggctccaagctctgagccatcagcccagagcctgacgcggggctcgaactcacagaccgcgagatcgtgacctggctgaagtcggacgcttaaccgactatgccacccaggcgcccccccccctttttttttttttgcttttttttaatgcttgtttattcactttgagaatggggggaggggcaaagagggagagacagaattccaagcagggtccaggatcagcatggagcccaacatggggcttcattCCGCAATGAGGAGAtgatgacctgtgccgaaatcaggagttggatgcttaacgatcTGAGCCACCCTGTCTAGAGATTAATAGCTAAAACTTACATATAGTGCTGTCTGTATGTCTAAGCATCGTACTTTTGTATACATTAATTCAATTCTTAGATCTTTGAGCAGTTCTTAACATTTCTACATTAAGGCACTGTGAGTCTAAGGTTATACAGCTAAAGTTTAGAGAtgtgatttgaacccagacagtctgactccagagagTCTTACCCTCTATAACATGAtgtctttccatatattttattcgTCTTTTAGGTTCCAGCTAAAGGTCCTTTAACTATTCTGGCCTATACTGACACCCATCTTCTAGCaggagaaatatctatttaatgTAGTTTGTCTCTTAAGATTATATACTCTAACCGTAGCAAATTGATGTTAATTGGAATGTATATGTAGAGAGACCAGGCAATAACCCTTTGACCTTGACTTGAAAGCAAGAGGAGGGGAATATTGGTTTCCTAGAGAGATGTGTTCCTGAAGAAATGTCATTTTGGAGTTTAAAGAACTAGAAATGAATGTTTTAGACTAGATGTTAATTCAGGTCTTAGATGTTTCTTCTCTTTGTAGAGGTAAGAAGTATGGAGAGACCGCTAATGAGTGTGGAGAAGCCTTCTTTTTCTATGGGAAATCACTTCTGGAGTTGGCAAGGTATGTCTTTTAAGCCACAGTTTTTAAGTAGGGTGTTTTGTGTAACATTATGATGGTCTCTTTAAAAACTTAAGGTTTCTTTGTTTGCCAGGATTGTTTACTAGCTTTGTGATTTCACATGAGCTAAGTGAACTGGGGGTTTAGGAGGAACAGGACATATTGATGGAAGTTTTCAAAGGCACTTGAAGCAGAGTAAAGTTATGCATGGGTTTTGACTTTTGGGTTCTTTAGATGCAGAGATGTTTCTATTAGTGAATGGTCAATAATTTATTGAAGTCCAGTAtagagagaacttttaaaaacactctCATCCCAAAACAGTCATCCTTAAAAGCACTCTCAGCCCAGAACAATCATCCTTAACAAGGACTGAATGAAGGACAATTTGAAAACATTAGCATATGAGAATCTCTAGTAAATAAAACTCATAAGTAGTCTAAACTCTTGGAAACTTGTGTATTTTCCACTGAAGTTTATTAACCAGAATAGAATCTATTGAGGGTACACAAACTAGCAAATAATTTGTGCCCTGTTTAATCTGGTAAGTTTTCTAATTTGTAGATCATTCCCATGATTTGTCATCAGAGTCTTGCCAGAATGTTTTTAAGCCATCTAGAGAAATGCAGGTGGATGCGAAGTTTAGGAAATACAATGGCTATAATGTAAAGggaatatatttattgattttgttcttttgacaAGAGTCATCAGTATTTTTTAGGTGGCTGGATGAAGGgtatgcttttttctttcagtacttttacAGTCTTAATTTATATTAGTTTTGATTGTTGCTTTTCGTCTCTGAAAACTTAGTTTATATTCCCTGCACTTGATTGCTCTTCTGTTGCTTTTATAATATAGGACTGTAATTTTTGTCTTAGAAAAACTGTTAGTTCTATCCATCATACCTCTggtgttttctccttttgttctccTAGAATGGAGAATGGTGTGTTGGGAAATGCCCTGGAAGGTGTGCatgtggaagaggaggaaggagaaaaaacagaagaCGAATCTCTGGTAGAAAATAATGATAACATAGATGGTATGTGGAGTTGCATGTGACATTCAGAAGATGCGACGTATATTTCTTGTGTACAGATGATGGAAGTAAGGCTCTCCCTATCCTGGATGGTCTCTCCCTAAGTTGCTAGGGGGTAAATAACCTGCATCTAGTGGAGACTACAGTGGAGGTAGCCAATTACTGAAACTGACAGCAGGCTTTTGTAAGAGGAAAACTTAATTTCCCCAATAAATGTGTTAAATTgatacttttaaatatacaacaactttaaatatttttctgatgcgaaaattttaaaagtctgtgcAGCTCAGTGATTTTAATAGTCATGGTTTTGGAGTCTTTACACTTTTTGTGgctaagaaaattaaatgttaaattctAAGTAGAGTTTGGCTACTAGAGTTTTACATGTCAGTTGGAGGTTTGTAATGTTCAGAGGAGAGAATAAAGCTTGGCATCTCTTACCTAACTGATAATCAGAATGCTCAAGTAAAAGAGTATCTAATTTAAGGAGCTTGGGTTTCTTTTGCAATAAGTTGCTCTGCTATCTGggactttttccctttgcttttctcaaGGGGGTAGATAAGTTTTAGGTCATCGCTAAAATTTAAGCCAGGTTGTTTGAGGGTTTAAAGGGAATGTATTTTTAGTTTCCGTTTATGCCTTTATCACTAAACTCGAAGACATGTTTATGCTTCATGTTCTTTAACCATGTAGAGGAAGCAAGGGAAGAGTTGAGAGAACAGGTTTATGACGCcatgggagaaaaagaagaagcaaaaaaacCAGAAGACCAGTCTCTGGTAAAGCCTGAAATTGATAAAGAGCAGGAGACTGAAATGGAGAAGGGTGGAAGAGAAGATATGGATATAAGTGAGCCTGCACAGGAACTACAGGAAAAAGTTGAATCCACTCCAGATCAGTTAGCTGAAACCACTgaggaagcaaaagaaacagcAGCACCAGAAGGACTGAATGAAGCCAAGGTCACTTCTGAGAAGAGACCAGAGGAGGAAGCACCAGATGCTgaggaagaaaaatcagtttgTAGAACTAACATCCAagaagaatgcagagaaaaaggaggtCAAGAAAAGCAGGGAGAAGTAATTGTGAGCATAGAGGAGAAGCCAAAAGAAGCTTTAGAAGAGCAGTCTGATATGACTCTTGAAAAGCAGGGTACTGCAGTGGAGGCAGAAGCAGAGCCTATAGATTCAACAGTCAAGCCAGTGGATGTGGGTGGGGATGAGCCAAAGGAGCAGGTAGCTGCCTCTGAAAATGAGTCAGGAAAGGCTGTTCTTGAGCAGCTGGTAGGGCAAGAAGTGCCTCCTGCTGAAGAGTCACCAGAGGTGACAGTAGAGGCTGCAGAGTCCTCAGCTGTAAAAGCTGGGTCAGAAGTCTCTGAGAAGCCTGGGCAGGAGATCACAGTTCTCCCTAAGGATGGTGCAGTCAATGGACTGTCAGCTGCAGGAGATCAGACTCCTGTTGAACAACAGACTAATGCAGAAGGACTGACAGAAACAAAAGATGGCTCAGGACTAGAGGAGAAGGTCAGGGCAGAGTTGGTTCCTAGCCAGGAGGAGATTAAGCTGTCCACAGAAGAGTCTGAGGCAGCTGGAGATGGGGTTGAGACCAAGGTAGCCCAGGGGGCTACTGAGAAATGCCCTGAAGACAAAGTTAAGATAGCTGCTAATGAAGAAAcacaagagagagaagaacagatgAAAGAGGGTGAAGGTAACCGGGATATGCAAGAGCTGCAGTGGGTGGAGTACATTCTGGATTTGACTCACTAATCATGGGTAAAAGTCAGCCTTCCATTCAGGATTTTCCGTCTGCCTTTGGATTAGGAAAGGGCTAAATGAAAATGGGGGTAGTTTAAGAAGATTGTGATAAGTTTAGCAAGTTAAATCAAAAGCAAGTCTTTAGCTGGCTTATAAACTAACGCTTTTACTAACTGCAAAATAGGCCTTCTCTGTGATTTCTGAGACTTGGCTAGCTATCAGTAATTTGTATTGTACTAGCCAATAAAGGTGGATGGAGGGTGGTGGAGTAGGTAGGGAAATAGTGGGCTAGGCTGGCAGAGAATGCTGAATGGATGTTCACTTGCATGcctctggatttttaaatttactgttcACATGGTTCCTATTCTCTGCTTTAGGAAGCAGGATTAGAACAGTAGAATCCAGTGAATTGGTACACTTAAGCAGGCATGCCATTTAAATGAAGGCAGTTAACCACAGTGAAAGAATTCTGGTGACTTTTACTTTTAGTCTTCAGGAAGTACTTAGAGGCTTATTCACATTAGTTTTAAATTAGCCCCtccaaaagataatgaaaaacttAACTGTTAGCTCTCTTGCTGCTTTCCCCCTCATTTCATGCTTGCTTTGGCTGCTAAACTGAAGTTTTTGTTACTTAGAACGTTATAAAGTGTCTGGATGCTTTGTATAGTATTGGTCTAATTTTGATTCAATTCCATCAAGATGTATAAGCCTCTAATTAGTAATTAGATAACTGGCACGTCTGACTTGAGTTGTACTATCATTTGAGGATTCTACTGTCTGTAAGGTTCATCTAACGTTGGTATTAATAACCACAGGTATATTCTAGTTAATAGTTACTACTTCATATAATTGCCAGACTACTTCAAGAGTTCTCTTTACTTTtagattttcaaaaacaaacaatcagTACTTGCAGCTCATCCTGGTAAAATACATTCTACCTATGTGCAGGTCGCTGCACTCCAGCCAGCACAGGCATGGTAACCAGAAATGAATTGGCTAAGTGGTAGCACCATTGGGCTGCTTATtgggttttaggagttctttatggaAAAAGCACAGAACTGAATTACctcaatttttaagaaactaccatgTCTTGATCTTTAATGATAGTGAGCAAAGACAGTCAGAAGTTCTGCTGGCTCTTTTAAGTTGGACTTTGAATAATAAGCTACAGTAGAGATGTCCTATTTCTCCAGTTCAAAAACTATTCTGTGGGATCACAAGTGACATTGTTACAGCTTtctcacatacattattttttattccaagaTTATACTATGTAGTAGGTAGTATTACTCCACTTACAGccatgaggaaattgaggcttagggGTTACGTTACATGTTTAGGGTCAAATACTAAGTCATAGTACTAGAATCCAACTCTAGATCTGACATGAATGTATTGCTGTCCCCAAGCCTACCTCACAGTGAGGAAGGTAGTTTTATCTCCTTTAATCCATCTCCTATCAAAAACTTTCTGGTCACTCTTTTCAAAACACTTATAAAAGCCCTAGGAGTCATCAGTTGCAGTTTTTAGTCTTATCCCAGCTACCACTCTACTTCTAAAGAAGGTAGTTTTccatattttacaaaagaagaaatggcaggggcacctggatggctcatttaggcgtcccactcttgattttggctcaggtcatgatctcggttggTTCGAGTCCTGAgtagggctctatgctaacagtgtggagcctgcttgggatacccTTTGCCACTCATGAtctttgtctcaaaaaaagaaaaaaaaaaattaaaagcaaatgaagaaatggcagaaagagG belongs to Felis catus isolate Fca126 chromosome C1, F.catus_Fca126_mat1.0, whole genome shotgun sequence and includes:
- the NASP gene encoding nuclear autoantigenic sperm protein isoform X4, yielding MAAESTATAAITAELVSADNHEDFQRIEEDAPAPSTSADKVDSLDVDNEAKKLLGLGQKHLVMGDIPAAVNAFQEAASLLGKKYGETANECGEAFFFYGKSLLELARMENGVLGNALEGVHVEEEEGEKTEDESLVENNDNIDEEAREELREQVYDAMGEKEEAKKPEDQSLVKPEIDKEQETEMEKGGREDMDISEPAQELQEKVESTPDQLAETTEEAKETAAPEGLNEAKVTSEKRPEEEAPDAEEEKSVCRTNIQEECREKGGQEKQGEVIVSIEEKPKEALEEQSDMTLEKQGTAVEAEAEPIDSTVKPVDVGGDEPKEQVAASENESGKAVLEQLVGQEVPPAEESPEVTVEAAESSAVKAGSEVSEKPGQEITVLPKDGAVNGLSAAGDQTPVEQQTNAEGLTETKDGSGLEEKVRAELVPSQEEIKLSTEESEAAGDGVETKVAQGATEKCPEDKVKIAANEETQEREEQMKEGEETEGSEEEDKENDKAEEIPNESILENKSLQESEEEEIGNLELAWDMLDLAKIIFKRQETKEAQLYAAQAHLKLGEVSVESENYVQAVEEFQACLNLQEQYLEAHDRLLAETHYQLGLAYGYNSQYDEAVAQFSKSIEVIEKRMAVLSEQMKEADGSSSEYEKEIEELKELLPEIREKIEDAKESQRSGNVAELALKATLVESSTSGFTPSGGGTSVSMVASRKPTDGASSSNCVTDISHLVRKKAENQAESRAAVEGTVEAGATVESTAC
- the NASP gene encoding nuclear autoantigenic sperm protein isoform X5, translating into MAAESTATAAITAELVSADNHEDFQRIEEDAPAPSTSADKVDSLDVDNEAKKLLGLGQKHLVMGDIPAAVNAFQEAASLLGKKYGETANECGEAFFFYGKSLLELARMENGVLGNALEGVHVEEEEGEKTEDESLVENNDNIDEEAREELREQVYDAMGEKEEAKKPEDQSLVKPEIDKEQETEMEKGGREDMDISEPAQELQEKVESTPDQLAETTEEAKETAAPEGLNEAKVTSEKRPEEEAPDAEEEKSVCRTNIQEECREKGGQEKQGEVIVSIEEKPKEALEEQSDMTLEKQGTAVEAEAEPIDSTVKPVDVGGDEPKEQVAASENESGKAVLEQLVGQEVPPAEESPEVTVEAAESSAVKAGSEVSEKPGQEITVLPKDGAVNGLSAAGDQTPVEQQTNAEGLTETKDGSGLEEKVRAELVPSQEEIKLSTEESEAAGDGVETKVAQGATEKCPEDKVKIAANEETQEREEQMKEGEETEGSEEEDKENDKAEEIPNESILENKSLQESEEEEIGNLELAWDMLDLAKIIFKRQETKEAQLYAAQAHLKLGEVSVESENYVQAVEEFQACLNLQEQYLEAHDRLLAETHYQLGLAYGYNSQYDEAVAQFSKSIEVIEKRMAVLSEQMKEADGSSSEYEKEIEELKELLPEIREKIEDAKESQRSGNVAELALKATLVASRKPTDGASSSNCVTDISHLVRKKAENQAESRAAVEGTVEAGATVESTAC